The following proteins are co-located in the Apium graveolens cultivar Ventura chromosome 5, ASM990537v1, whole genome shotgun sequence genome:
- the LOC141661112 gene encoding uncharacterized protein LOC141661112 — MIVGGNATSSKIMQIDPPLQAFRLTGTSISFSDADYPRGNMCRNGPLIVTLDMANQDVKKVLIDNGSSVDIIFKHALRRMILNTPLEDMKLEEIQGSVYGFGNHAVPVQGAIDIPTTFDTSSQEVTAMVKYYVIDMASPYNAIIGQPTLFFLEAIISSPHMKVKFPTPIGPGELITDHVASQYCYSTTLSLAQTQPKRRKPYGEQKEGSSPKTPRTSQNESSQVFLIKSSFSYSETSLTKAKLHRTPKVEPGEPVENIELVEGDPTRCIFIGSSLQPALKQELIQLLRESLDIFAWRPKDMPGLDESIAVHRLHVDPNKTVVKQKRRNSAPERQQAIDEEINKLLKTKFIYEIKFPEWISNVVLVKKTSSKWRVYIDFTDLNKATPKDYYPLPTIDQLVDATAGNVLFSFLDAFSKYNQIKLAPEDQAKTTFITHRAIYAYRVLPIGLMNAGATYQRTMNKIFSNQIGRNLEVYVDDMTVKSKFGIYMI, encoded by the coding sequence ATGATTGTGGGAGGGAACGCGACGTCCAGCAAAATCATGCAAATAGATCCGCCACTTCAAGCCTTTCGCCTCACGGGCACCTCCATTTCCTTTTCAGATGCTGACTACCCCAGGGGAAATATGTGTCGGAATGGCCCACTTATAGTTACTCTTGATATGGCTAACCAAGACGTCAAGAAGGTATTAATTGATAATGGCTCCTCTGTGGATATAATTTTTAAACACGCCCTCAGAAGAATGATCTTGAATACTCCCCTAGAAGATATGAAGCTTGAAGAGATACAGGGGTCTGTCTACGGCTTTGGGAATCATGCCGTACCTGTTCAGGGAGCCATTGACATCCCCACCACGTTCGACACTTCTTCACAAGAGGTAACCGCCATGGTTAAATATTATGTCATTGATATGGCGTCTCCTTACAATGCCATCATCGGGCAACCTACTTTGTTCTTCTTAGAAGCCATTATATCTTCCCCTCACATGAAAGTTAAATTCCCTACCCCCATAGGACCCGGTGAGTTGATTACTGATCATGTAGCCTCTCAGTATTGCTATTCCACTACCTTAAGCTTGGCTCAAACTCAGCCTAAAAGGAGAAAACCCTACGGGGAACAGAAAGAAGGAAGCTCCCCCAAGACCCCTAGAACTTCCCAAAATGAAAGTTCGCAGGTATTCTTGATTAAGAGTTCATTTTCCTATTCTGAAACTTCTCTGACAAAAGCCAAACTCCATCGCACACCTAAGGTTGAGCCAGGGGAACCTGTGGAAAATATTGAGCTAGTAGAAGGGGATCCCACTCGATGCATTTTCATCGGATCGAGCCTACAGCCCGCCCTGAAGCAAGAGCTTATTCAACTCCTGCGGGAATCCCTAGACATCTTTGCCTGGAGGCCCAAAGATATGCCGGGCCTTGATGAGTCCATTGCTGTTCATAGACTCCATGTTGATCCCAATAAAACTGTGGTCAAGCAGAAAAGGAGAAATTCTGCACCTGAAAGACAACAAGCCATAGATGAAGAGATCAACAAATTACTGAAAACAAAATTCATTTATGAGATAAAATTTCCCGAGTGGATATCGAATGTTGTGTTGGTCAAAAAGACCAGTAGTAAATGGCGAGTTTACATTGACTTCACAGACCTAAACAAAGCTACTCCCAAAGATTATTATCCCCTTCCAACTATCGACCAGTTAGTGGATGCCACTGCCGGAAATGTTCTCTTCAGCTTCTTAGATGCCTTCTCAAAGTATAATCAAATCAAGCTAGCTCCCGAAGACCAGGCTAAGACAACATTTATTACCCATCGAGCAATATATGCTTACCGAGTTCTTCCTATAGGATTAATGAATGCCGGGGCTACATATCAGCGAACCATGAACAAGATATTCTCCAACCAAATTGGAAGAAATTTGGaagtatatgtagatgacatgacTGTCAAGTCCAAATTTGGCATCTACATGATTTGA